A single region of the Thermoanaerobacterium aotearoense genome encodes:
- a CDS encoding aspartyl-phosphate phosphatase Spo0E family protein, whose product MAKIIKEHYYKNDSVEEKIKLLKKELNKNIVDMTKALEISQELDKLIVEYMSCEKNAK is encoded by the coding sequence ATGGCAAAGATCATAAAAGAACATTACTATAAAAATGATTCAGTGGAGGAGAAGATAAAGCTATTGAAGAAGGAGCTCAATAAAAACATAGTAGATATGACAAAGGCGCTGGAGATAAGTCAGGAATTAGATAAGCTTATTGTAGAATACATGTCTTGCGAAAAAAACGCCAAATAA
- a CDS encoding flagellar protein FlaG, with the protein MIQNISLEGGSGKLNSLLTDKIDDVKEIFKNPVDEKSVKDEINDVNNKIKKNDGTYFEFSVHKPTNTIVVKIVDSRTNEVIDEIPPEKILDLVAGLWKMVGLIVDKKV; encoded by the coding sequence ATGATTCAAAATATATCGTTAGAAGGAGGAAGTGGAAAGCTAAATAGCTTATTGACTGACAAGATTGATGACGTAAAAGAGATTTTCAAAAATCCAGTAGATGAGAAATCTGTAAAGGACGAAATAAACGACGTCAACAATAAAATCAAGAAAAATGACGGTACATATTTTGAATTTTCTGTTCACAAACCTACAAATACGATCGTAGTGAAAATTGTAGATAGCAGGACAAATGAAGTCATCGACGAGATTCCGCCAGAAAAAATATTGGATTTAGTGGCGGGATTGTGGAAAATGGTTGGCTTAATTGTTGATAAAAAAGTATAG
- the fliD gene encoding flagellar filament capping protein FliD, protein MDPITMQNSTTSNLLRISGLASGINTDQIVSQLMAAASMPLDQLEQQKQWLQWQQEDMQSINTQLLSLRDDTLFQMTLQGTFLAKTVSSNTSIATATAGVNAVNGTYTLSVSQLATGATSASTAAIGAYNSSTNTYNTLIPAGTTYTITINGKQITLGDPTGTKAWTINDIVTAINSANAGVNATYDTTTDRLFLITSTTGSNATIDFTGTTDPNALNFLTNTLKLNTSTVTGTDASFSFNGVNITTSSNNASVAGININLTGIGQTTLSVQTDTDTIYNSIKNFVDAYNNVITQINSKLTEERYYDYQPLTDSQKQQMSQDDITAWEQKARSGDLNGNDTLTSIYYSMREAISGIVTASDGTTMTLSSIGITTGQWYEGGKLYIDDTTLKNAIQNNPQEVMDLFTKITEPVTNVNATPGSSSNDGIAARLYYIVNNGINSIIQEAGGGQYQLYDNSFLGQQINDLNQRISDMQDQLNTLEQQYYNEFSQMETYISQMNSQSQWLSQQTSSSSG, encoded by the coding sequence ATGGATCCTATTACAATGCAAAACTCTACTACAAGTAATTTGCTTAGAATAAGCGGTCTCGCATCAGGTATAAATACAGACCAAATAGTGAGCCAATTAATGGCTGCTGCAAGTATGCCGCTTGATCAATTGGAGCAGCAAAAGCAATGGCTTCAATGGCAACAGGAAGATATGCAAAGCATTAACACACAATTATTGTCCCTTAGAGATGATACTTTGTTTCAAATGACACTGCAAGGGACATTTTTAGCAAAGACGGTTTCGTCAAATACATCAATAGCCACAGCTACGGCAGGTGTGAATGCTGTAAATGGGACGTATACATTAAGTGTCAGTCAATTGGCGACAGGAGCAACTTCTGCCAGCACCGCTGCTATTGGTGCTTATAATAGCAGTACCAATACGTACAATACTTTAATTCCTGCTGGAACTACTTATACGATAACTATTAATGGGAAACAAATTACATTAGGAGATCCGACAGGAACGAAGGCGTGGACTATAAATGACATAGTTACTGCAATAAATTCAGCTAATGCAGGCGTCAATGCGACTTATGATACGACTACTGATAGACTCTTTTTAATAACAAGCACTACGGGTTCAAATGCGACAATTGATTTTACAGGGACAACAGATCCAAATGCGCTTAATTTTTTGACAAATACCTTAAAGTTAAATACTTCTACAGTTACAGGTACAGATGCTTCATTTTCGTTTAATGGAGTGAACATAACTACTTCTTCAAATAATGCATCTGTTGCAGGTATAAATATTAACCTTACAGGAATTGGTCAGACGACTCTATCGGTACAAACAGATACAGATACAATATATAACAGTATCAAAAACTTTGTTGATGCATATAACAATGTGATTACTCAGATAAATTCGAAGTTAACAGAAGAAAGATATTATGACTATCAACCACTGACAGATTCTCAAAAACAGCAGATGAGCCAAGATGATATAACAGCATGGGAGCAGAAAGCCAGAAGTGGTGATTTGAATGGTAATGATACGCTAACCTCTATCTATTACAGTATGAGAGAGGCAATATCTGGAATTGTCACAGCATCTGATGGTACAACTATGACATTAAGCTCTATAGGTATAACTACAGGGCAGTGGTATGAAGGTGGTAAACTCTATATTGATGATACTACGCTAAAAAATGCAATACAAAATAATCCTCAAGAAGTGATGGATCTTTTTACAAAAATAACAGAGCCTGTGACAAATGTAAATGCTACACCAGGTTCAAGCTCAAATGATGGAATTGCTGCCAGACTCTATTATATAGTAAATAATGGTATAAATTCTATTATACAAGAAGCTGGTGGCGGGCAATATCAGTTATATGATAATAGCTTTTTGGGTCAGCAGATAAATGATTTGAATCAAAGAATATCAGATATGCAAGATCAGTTGAATACTTTAGAACAACAGTACTACAATGAGTTTTCACAGATGGAGACGTATATTTCTCAAATGAATTCTCAAAGCCAATGGTTAAGCCAACAGACAAGTAGCTCGTCAGGTTAA
- the fliS gene encoding flagellar export chaperone FliS translates to MIDPYMEYRRNSVMTASPEELVLMLYNGIIRFANEAKQAIDDKNIEKAHNSITRAQDIVLELMATLDMQYDISKNLYSIYDFISRRLIDANLKKDKKPLDEVISLITELRDTWGEAMGKVRAKVYSKG, encoded by the coding sequence ATGATCGATCCTTATATGGAGTACAGGCGAAATTCTGTCATGACGGCAAGTCCGGAAGAATTGGTCTTGATGCTCTACAATGGAATTATTCGCTTTGCAAATGAAGCGAAACAAGCGATAGATGATAAAAATATCGAAAAAGCTCATAACAGCATAACAAGAGCGCAGGACATAGTATTGGAGCTTATGGCGACTCTTGACATGCAGTATGATATATCAAAAAATCTTTACAGCATCTATGATTTTATTTCAAGAAGGCTGATAGACGCTAATTTAAAAAAAGATAAAAAGCCGTTAGACGAAGTAATATCTTTGATAACAGAGCTTAGAGATACATGGGGAGAAGCTATGGGGAAAGTTCGAGCAAAAGTATATTCTAAAGGTTGA
- the flgN gene encoding flagellar export chaperone FlgN — protein MVSDVKKLIELAEKKLNYLNEMLQLNNQLNIAINSQKLDDIKTILEKKQNIIASIDEIDSEFLPMYNLYKKVNRIDSIFNTPNNSAEKSVLKGILIDIKGTLEKIKEVEDKNLEDINCAFKNLEEKIDDLSKGKKGYIEYLKYYTPGSYFVDKKR, from the coding sequence ATGGTAAGCGATGTTAAAAAATTGATAGAGTTGGCTGAAAAAAAATTAAATTATTTAAATGAGATGCTTCAATTAAATAATCAGTTAAACATAGCTATAAATTCACAAAAGCTTGATGACATAAAAACCATATTGGAGAAAAAACAAAACATCATAGCAAGCATTGATGAGATAGACAGTGAATTTCTGCCTATGTACAATCTGTACAAAAAGGTAAATAGGATAGACAGCATTTTTAATACGCCTAATAATAGTGCAGAAAAAAGCGTATTAAAGGGAATACTGATAGATATAAAGGGCACATTGGAAAAAATAAAAGAAGTCGAGGACAAAAATTTAGAGGATATAAATTGTGCTTTTAAAAATCTGGAAGAAAAAATAGATGACTTATCAAAGGGTAAAAAAGGATATATAGAGTATCTTAAGTATTACACACCTGGCAGCTATTTTGTGGATAAAAAGCGCTAA
- a CDS encoding zinc-ribbon domain-containing protein, whose product MYQDKTLVCKDCGAEFVWTAGEQEFYAQKGFQNAPVRCKSCRDAKKQRNNQFNSRRGRVAGANK is encoded by the coding sequence ATGTATCAAGACAAGACATTAGTCTGCAAAGACTGTGGAGCAGAATTCGTGTGGACTGCCGGTGAACAAGAATTTTATGCTCAGAAAGGCTTTCAAAATGCGCCAGTAAGGTGCAAATCATGCAGAGATGCTAAAAAGCAGAGAAACAATCAGTTTAACTCCAGGAGAGGAAGAGTTGCTGGAGCAAATAAGTAA
- a CDS encoding basic amino acid ABC transporter substrate-binding protein codes for MKKRLIISLILITIMSVALSGCSKQSTLSRVKKSGVIVMGTSADFPPFEFHKVVNGNDTIMGFDVDLANAIAKKLGVKLQIKDMDFTGLIPALQSGQIDMAIAGMNATPERKKNVDFSDEYYNSEQVLVVKSSSNINNLNDLKGKTVAVQLGTTSDDAAKKIKGIDIKELNRLGDAFLSLENGRVDAILMESTIADAYLKEYKDMKMLHIKEINEAVPGYSVAVAKGNQDLVNQINSVIKELKDSGEYEKMLNKWMGK; via the coding sequence TTGAAAAAAAGGTTGATAATATCTTTAATTCTTATCACTATTATGTCTGTTGCACTAAGCGGTTGTTCGAAACAATCTACGTTAAGCAGAGTTAAGAAATCAGGGGTTATCGTCATGGGTACCAGCGCCGATTTCCCACCGTTTGAATTTCACAAAGTTGTCAACGGTAATGACACTATAATGGGTTTTGATGTAGATCTGGCTAATGCAATTGCTAAAAAATTAGGTGTAAAACTTCAGATAAAAGATATGGATTTTACAGGGCTTATTCCAGCTCTTCAAAGCGGGCAGATTGACATGGCTATTGCAGGGATGAATGCTACACCAGAGAGAAAGAAAAACGTCGATTTTTCTGATGAGTATTATAATTCTGAGCAAGTTTTAGTCGTGAAAAGCTCCAGCAATATAAATAACTTAAATGACTTGAAAGGAAAGACGGTAGCTGTGCAGCTTGGCACTACATCTGATGATGCTGCTAAGAAGATAAAAGGAATAGACATAAAAGAGCTAAATAGATTAGGCGATGCATTTTTATCATTAGAAAATGGCAGGGTAGACGCTATATTGATGGAAAGCACAATTGCAGATGCATACTTAAAAGAGTATAAAGACATGAAGATGCTTCACATTAAAGAGATAAATGAAGCAGTGCCAGGATATTCAGTCGCTGTCGCAAAAGGAAATCAAGATCTGGTAAACCAGATAAACAGTGTGATAAAAGAGCTCAAAGACAGCGGTGAATACGAAAAAATGTTAAACAAATGGATGGGGAAATAA
- a CDS encoding amino acid ABC transporter permease produces MNLDFSSMPQYTQLFINGLIMTIELTIISVAIGAVLGLIVALMKMSSVKILSFIGSAYVEIIRGTPLLVQILIIYNGLPQFGIKFPGFVVGIIALSMNSAGYVAEIIRSGIQAVDPGQMEASRSLGMSHSMAMRYVIIPQAIKNILPALGNEFVVMLKESSIVSVIGFADLTRQAEIVSSVTYRAFEPLIIIAAIYFVMTLVFSRLLSKFERRLRTGDTR; encoded by the coding sequence ATGAATCTTGATTTTTCAAGCATGCCACAATACACACAGCTTTTTATAAATGGACTCATAATGACAATAGAGCTTACTATCATATCTGTGGCAATAGGCGCTGTATTGGGTTTGATTGTTGCCTTGATGAAAATGTCCAGCGTGAAAATATTGAGCTTTATTGGCTCAGCTTATGTGGAGATAATAAGAGGTACACCGCTTTTGGTTCAGATACTCATCATATACAACGGCTTGCCTCAATTTGGCATAAAGTTTCCTGGATTTGTAGTAGGCATAATAGCACTCTCTATGAACAGTGCAGGCTATGTGGCGGAGATAATACGCTCGGGCATCCAGGCGGTGGATCCGGGACAGATGGAAGCCTCTCGCTCTTTAGGCATGTCCCACAGCATGGCCATGAGGTACGTCATAATTCCCCAGGCAATAAAGAATATTTTGCCGGCTTTAGGCAATGAATTTGTCGTAATGTTGAAAGAGTCGTCTATAGTATCGGTCATAGGCTTTGCAGATCTTACAAGGCAAGCAGAGATAGTATCCAGTGTGACATATAGGGCATTTGAGCCTCTTATAATAATAGCAGCAATTTACTTTGTGATGACACTGGTATTCTCAAGGCTTTTAAGCAAGTTTGAAAGGAGGTTAAGGACTGGTGATACGCGTTGA
- a CDS encoding amino acid ABC transporter ATP-binding protein: MIRVDNLHKKFGSLEVLKGVSLEVKKGEVLVIIGPSGSGKSTILRCINLLEEPTKGDIYIEGEKINDKKADINKIRQKVGMVFQHFNLFPNMTAIGNITLAPIKVKKMDRKTAEDIAIRLLKKVGLEDKKDAYPVKLSGGQKQRLAIARALAMQPDVMLFDEPTSALDPEMVKEVLNVMKELANEGMTMVVVTHEMGFAKEVADRVIFVDDGVIVEEGSPEELFGNPKSPRTKEFFSKIL; the protein is encoded by the coding sequence GTGATACGCGTTGATAACCTCCATAAAAAGTTTGGCAGTTTAGAAGTTTTAAAAGGTGTAAGCTTAGAGGTAAAAAAAGGTGAAGTTTTGGTAATAATCGGTCCAAGTGGTTCTGGAAAAAGTACCATATTAAGGTGCATAAACCTACTTGAGGAGCCGACAAAAGGTGACATATACATTGAAGGGGAAAAAATCAACGACAAAAAGGCTGATATAAATAAGATACGTCAAAAAGTCGGCATGGTTTTTCAACACTTTAATTTATTTCCGAATATGACTGCTATCGGCAATATAACGCTGGCTCCTATTAAAGTAAAGAAGATGGATAGAAAAACTGCAGAGGATATCGCCATCAGGCTATTAAAAAAAGTTGGGCTTGAAGACAAAAAAGATGCATATCCTGTAAAGCTATCTGGTGGTCAGAAGCAAAGGCTTGCTATTGCCAGAGCGCTGGCTATGCAGCCGGATGTGATGCTTTTCGATGAGCCTACATCTGCGCTGGACCCGGAGATGGTCAAGGAAGTATTGAATGTCATGAAAGAGCTGGCGAATGAAGGCATGACGATGGTAGTTGTGACTCATGAGATGGGCTTTGCAAAAGAGGTGGCAGACAGAGTCATTTTTGTAGATGATGGAGTGATTGTAGAGGAAGGTTCTCCTGAAGAGCTTTTTGGCAATCCTAAAAGCCCAAGGACAAAAGAATTTTTCAGCAAAATACTGTAA
- the hpf gene encoding ribosome hibernation-promoting factor, HPF/YfiA family, producing the protein MRITVSGRNGMAITEGLRNAAIKSLSKIEKFFADDTEARVVMSVQKNNQIAEVTIPFRGMIFRAEEVSDDMYASIDNVVDKLEKQILKYKTKLKNNFTPDSIRFDVQQDYIKNDVQDESEFEVVKTKRFAVKPMSVQEAILQMNLLGHNFFVFTNSETDDFTVVYKRKDGKYGLIEPTM; encoded by the coding sequence ATGAGGATTACAGTAAGCGGTAGAAATGGCATGGCGATAACAGAGGGACTTAGAAATGCAGCCATAAAAAGTTTAAGCAAGATAGAGAAGTTTTTTGCGGATGACACAGAAGCACGTGTCGTCATGAGTGTTCAGAAAAATAACCAGATTGCAGAGGTTACGATACCTTTTAGAGGGATGATATTTAGAGCTGAAGAGGTAAGCGACGATATGTACGCTTCAATAGATAATGTTGTTGATAAGCTTGAAAAGCAAATATTAAAGTACAAGACAAAACTGAAAAACAATTTTACACCAGATTCTATAAGATTTGATGTTCAACAGGATTACATAAAAAATGATGTGCAGGATGAATCGGAGTTTGAAGTTGTAAAGACTAAGAGATTTGCTGTGAAGCCTATGTCTGTGCAGGAAGCCATACTTCAAATGAATCTTTTAGGACATAATTTTTTCGTATTTACGAATTCCGAGACAGACGATTTCACAGTAGTGTATAAGAGAAAAGACGGTAAATATGGTTTGATAGAGCCGACAATGTGA
- a CDS encoding HD-GYP domain-containing protein, giving the protein MEDDNVSKKLILYISFVVACGLSLITYSVFKINPHHISDIVILIIFAAVCESLPIYINTNVSVSVAYAVDLMALLLLGPYEGAVIASIGNLLLIRDINGKIKCALNTPYYKTLFNISQIAISVFMAGITYKYLGGQSGYIYPKYLVEAIIASCVYYLFNSGIVAVLIKLLTNKSFMSIWIMDFKWGTINFLFLAFIGILMTSVFVKFGYIALLIFFVPLIMVRYMFKLNMELKQSYYDTINALTKALEAKDRYTLGHSKSVEKLAVYLCREAGFSEAHTEMVRIAALLHDVGKIGIVENILNKPGKLSKEEYDHIKQHPVSGYEILKDVPFLKNVRYWVRYHHEWYNGNGYPDGISGRQIPLEAEILAIADVFDALVSDRPYRNAYTREEAYKIIVDSEGTQFSPRIIKLFKRAYEKNKEDFKHDF; this is encoded by the coding sequence ATGGAGGATGATAATGTGAGTAAAAAATTGATTTTATATATATCGTTTGTTGTAGCGTGTGGTTTATCATTAATAACTTATTCTGTATTTAAGATAAATCCACATCATATTTCTGATATTGTGATTCTAATTATTTTTGCTGCTGTTTGTGAATCATTGCCTATATACATAAATACAAATGTTTCTGTTTCAGTTGCTTATGCAGTAGATTTAATGGCATTACTTTTACTTGGCCCTTATGAAGGCGCTGTGATTGCTTCAATTGGAAATTTGCTTTTAATTAGAGATATTAATGGGAAAATAAAATGTGCTTTAAATACTCCATATTACAAAACTTTATTTAATATATCGCAAATTGCAATAAGTGTTTTTATGGCTGGCATAACCTATAAATATTTAGGTGGGCAAAGTGGGTATATATATCCCAAATATCTTGTCGAAGCGATAATTGCATCATGTGTGTATTATCTATTTAATTCAGGTATAGTTGCCGTACTTATAAAATTGTTGACTAATAAATCATTTATGTCAATTTGGATAATGGACTTTAAATGGGGAACGATTAACTTCTTATTTCTTGCTTTTATAGGCATATTAATGACATCAGTGTTTGTTAAATTTGGCTATATAGCGCTTTTAATCTTTTTCGTGCCACTTATCATGGTAAGGTATATGTTCAAGTTAAATATGGAGTTAAAACAGTCTTACTATGACACCATAAATGCTCTTACAAAGGCCTTAGAGGCAAAAGACAGGTACACTTTGGGACATTCTAAAAGCGTAGAAAAATTAGCCGTTTATCTTTGCAGAGAAGCTGGATTCAGCGAGGCACACACTGAAATGGTTCGCATAGCTGCACTTCTACATGATGTAGGCAAGATAGGCATTGTTGAAAATATTTTAAACAAACCTGGGAAACTATCGAAAGAAGAATACGATCATATCAAACAGCACCCTGTAAGCGGTTATGAGATATTGAAAGATGTGCCTTTTTTAAAAAACGTAAGGTATTGGGTTAGATATCACCATGAATGGTACAATGGAAATGGTTATCCTGATGGGATAAGCGGAAGGCAGATACCGCTGGAAGCAGAGATACTGGCTATTGCAGATGTGTTTGATGCACTTGTTTCTGACAGGCCTTACCGAAATGCTTACACGAGAGAAGAAGCGTATAAGATAATAGTTGATAGTGAAGGCACGCAGTTTAGCCCAAGAATAATAAAGCTCTTTAAAAGGGCATACGAAAAGAACAAGGAGGATTTCAAACATGATTTTTGA
- a CDS encoding DUF5317 domain-containing protein: MIFDSLGASFIYGFLLRRGKISGIADIDIKMPIFFILGFGLEFGVLNLTDKYPIIMTYRAYIHFLDYLMLFIGLWYNRHNKYMRIIAIGIILNFIVIFANGGRMPVSIDSLKAAGIGYLVPELTKNIIPTHQAMTSSTKLKFLCDVLYLPKPYPLPKTFSVGDLFIATGIFLMVSNAMINASKRVKI; encoded by the coding sequence ATGATTTTTGATTCTCTTGGCGCTTCATTTATATACGGCTTTCTATTGAGGAGAGGGAAAATAAGCGGCATTGCCGACATAGATATAAAAATGCCTATTTTTTTTATACTTGGCTTTGGACTTGAGTTTGGAGTGCTTAACTTAACAGATAAATACCCAATCATAATGACGTATAGAGCGTACATACATTTTTTGGATTATTTGATGCTTTTTATAGGATTGTGGTACAATCGACATAACAAATACATGAGAATAATAGCCATAGGCATCATTTTAAATTTCATAGTTATTTTCGCAAATGGTGGCAGGATGCCTGTATCTATAGATTCCCTTAAAGCGGCGGGTATTGGCTATTTAGTGCCGGAGCTTACAAAAAACATCATTCCAACTCATCAGGCTATGACATCATCTACGAAGCTTAAATTTTTGTGTGATGTTCTTTACCTGCCAAAACCGTATCCTCTTCCAAAGACTTTCAGCGTAGGTGACTTATTTATAGCCACAGGGATTTTTCTGATGGTTTCAAATGCTATGATAAACGCCTCTAAGAGAGTTAAAATATAA
- a CDS encoding transcription repressor NadR, protein MNSAERRDKILEILKTEKEPVKGNRLADVLGVTRQVIVQDIAILRAEGIKILSTPQGYILSLSDKGKYTKVIASKHYFDRTEEELNTIVDNGGKVLDVIVEHPLYGEIKGLLMISSRYDVERFMENVKNAKATLLSSLTEGVHLHTVEANSKEVLDRIEKKLKEKGFFVE, encoded by the coding sequence ATGAATTCGGCAGAAAGAAGAGATAAGATATTAGAGATTTTAAAAACAGAGAAAGAACCTGTAAAAGGCAATAGATTGGCGGATGTTTTGGGTGTTACGAGGCAGGTAATTGTGCAAGACATAGCCATATTAAGAGCAGAGGGCATAAAAATATTGTCTACTCCGCAAGGATATATTTTAAGCTTAAGCGATAAAGGCAAATATACAAAAGTAATTGCAAGCAAACATTATTTTGATAGAACTGAGGAAGAACTAAATACTATTGTAGATAACGGTGGGAAAGTCTTAGACGTTATTGTTGAACATCCTCTTTATGGTGAAATAAAGGGACTATTGATGATTTCATCCAGATATGATGTTGAAAGATTTATGGAAAATGTGAAAAATGCGAAAGCGACCCTTTTATCATCATTGACAGAAGGTGTGCATCTGCATACTGTAGAAGCTAATTCAAAAGAAGTTTTAGATAGAATCGAGAAAAAACTTAAAGAAAAAGGATTTTTTGTCGAATAA
- a CDS encoding bacteriohemerythrin has protein sequence MIKWQQSLSVGIDMIDEEHKELFNRVNDVFDACMKQQGQDKVYEILEFLREYTVKHFGDEEKLLEKYKYPELPQHKKLHEKFVSDIQEIENDVKKNGVSVSIITTLNRKLVDWLINHISKVDKKYGEYIKAHPIE, from the coding sequence GTGATAAAGTGGCAGCAGTCATTGTCTGTCGGCATAGACATGATAGATGAAGAACACAAAGAGCTTTTCAATAGGGTCAACGATGTTTTTGACGCATGTATGAAACAGCAAGGACAAGACAAAGTCTATGAGATACTGGAATTTTTAAGAGAATACACAGTGAAGCATTTTGGCGATGAGGAAAAACTTTTAGAAAAGTACAAATACCCGGAATTGCCTCAACACAAAAAGCTTCATGAGAAATTTGTAAGTGACATACAAGAAATAGAAAACGACGTTAAAAAGAATGGCGTCAGCGTATCAATAATAACCACTTTAAACCGCAAGTTAGTGGACTGGCTTATAAACCATATAAGCAAAGTGGACAAAAAATACGGTGAATACATAAAAGCACATCCTATTGAGTAA
- a CDS encoding sirohydrochlorin chelatase — protein sequence MDRGLLIVAHGSRANEAKNVVIEIVNKIQSLNKYKSVKAGFMEFDFPDIPLSIKQFVEEGIFDIIVAPLFLFEGMHIKVDIPSILKKEAEKYPGISIKFARPIGYDDRIIDILLSRIEEII from the coding sequence ATGGACAGAGGTTTGTTAATAGTAGCTCATGGAAGTCGAGCAAATGAAGCAAAAAATGTAGTAATTGAGATTGTAAATAAAATTCAGAGTTTAAATAAATATAAAAGCGTAAAGGCTGGATTTATGGAATTTGATTTTCCGGATATACCTCTTTCTATTAAGCAGTTTGTAGAAGAAGGTATTTTTGATATTATAGTAGCTCCACTTTTTTTATTTGAGGGAATGCATATAAAAGTAGATATACCTTCAATCTTAAAAAAAGAGGCAGAAAAATACCCTGGTATTTCAATTAAGTTTGCAAGACCAATTGGTTATGATGATAGAATTATTGATATTCTTTTGAGCAGAATTGAAGAAATAATATAA
- a CDS encoding precorrin-8X methylmutase, translating to MNYIKDPYRIEEKSFEIIGKNIDESKFNEKELLIIKRVIHATADYDYSNIIKFSDKAIESTLYALKCGSHIVSDTKMLEAGINKSALKKVGSEVKSYIDLPETMEISRKCNITRSMAAIEIAIKDEKNKIFAIGNAPTALFRLIELVKDGMVYPSVIIGVPVGFVGAKEAKEELKKLNVPYIVTEGAKGGTTVAAAIVNSLLYMIDR from the coding sequence ATGAACTACATTAAGGACCCATATCGAATCGAAGAAAAAAGTTTTGAAATAATTGGTAAAAATATAGATGAGTCTAAATTCAACGAAAAGGAACTTTTAATAATTAAGCGTGTAATTCATGCTACAGCAGATTATGATTACTCAAATATAATAAAATTTTCTGATAAAGCTATAGAGTCTACTTTATATGCTTTAAAATGTGGATCACATATAGTTAGTGATACAAAGATGTTAGAAGCAGGAATAAACAAAAGTGCATTAAAAAAAGTGGGTTCAGAGGTAAAAAGTTATATAGATCTTCCAGAAACCATGGAAATTTCACGCAAATGTAATATTACGAGGTCTATGGCGGCTATTGAAATAGCTATAAAAGATGAAAAAAATAAGATCTTTGCAATTGGCAATGCTCCTACTGCTTTGTTTAGACTTATAGAGTTAGTGAAAGATGGGATGGTTTATCCATCTGTCATTATTGGTGTTCCAGTGGGATTTGTAGGAGCTAAGGAAGCAAAAGAAGAATTAAAAAAATTGAATGTACCTTATATTGTTACAGAAGGAGCAAAAGGAGGAACAACTGTCGCAGCAGCTATTGTAAATAGCCTCCTTTATATGATTGATAGATAA